A part of Solicola gregarius genomic DNA contains:
- a CDS encoding GNAT family N-acetyltransferase → MDLRHATYPDHRAIKAAVPSWWSESRSPEQAQVLSKLLPPLFLQHFASTSWIAEEDGELAGFVVGFHSADRADEAYVHFTGVDPRLRGRGVGRSMYDRFFDQARAAGRTTIRAITSPHNTGSIAFHTAVGFAISPGDKEVDGVSVHGDYDAPGEDRVCFVATLAA, encoded by the coding sequence ATGGATCTTCGGCACGCAACCTACCCCGACCACCGCGCGATCAAGGCCGCCGTTCCCTCCTGGTGGTCCGAGTCCCGGTCCCCTGAGCAAGCGCAGGTGCTGAGCAAGCTGCTCCCACCACTGTTCCTGCAGCACTTCGCGTCGACGAGCTGGATCGCCGAGGAGGACGGCGAGCTGGCGGGGTTCGTCGTCGGCTTCCACTCCGCCGACCGGGCCGATGAGGCGTACGTCCACTTCACCGGCGTCGACCCCCGGCTGCGCGGGCGCGGTGTCGGGCGGTCGATGTACGACCGGTTCTTCGACCAGGCGCGCGCCGCCGGGCGTACGACGATCCGGGCGATCACCTCTCCCCACAACACCGGGTCGATCGCGTTCCACACCGCGGTCGGCTTCGCGATCTCGCCCGGCGACAAGGAGGTCGACGGGGTATCGGTGCACGGCGACTACGACGCCCCCGGTGAGGACCGAGTCTGCTTCGTGGCGACGCTGGCGGCATAG
- a CDS encoding NmrA family NAD(P)-binding protein, whose amino-acid sequence MNNTQITSESNNQPVLVVGGTGKTGRRVVRLLTERGVPTRVGSRNADPAFDWQDRSTWAPALRGVRAVYLTYAPDTAVPGATDDVATFVRTAVDSGVRHIVLLSGRGEAEAEACERLVQEAGIDWTVLRSSFFAQNFSENFWRDEMVATGELALPVGDVPEPFVDIDDIAEVAVAALTEPGHAGRLYELTGPRLLTFADATHEIAEASGRDFNYRALTHSEFAGALEALELPDDVRSLLVYLFTEVMDGRNASTSAGVQQALGRPARDFRDYARSTAATGVWNG is encoded by the coding sequence ATGAACAACACACAGATCACCAGTGAGTCCAACAACCAACCCGTACTCGTCGTCGGCGGCACCGGCAAGACCGGTCGCCGCGTCGTCCGACTGCTGACCGAGCGCGGCGTGCCCACCCGGGTCGGCTCACGTAATGCCGACCCCGCATTCGACTGGCAGGACCGCTCGACCTGGGCGCCCGCGCTGCGCGGGGTGCGGGCCGTCTACCTGACGTACGCGCCGGACACCGCGGTACCCGGCGCCACCGATGACGTTGCGACATTCGTACGCACCGCCGTCGACTCCGGCGTCCGGCACATCGTGCTGCTCTCCGGGCGCGGCGAGGCCGAAGCCGAAGCCTGCGAACGGCTTGTGCAGGAGGCCGGCATCGACTGGACAGTCCTGCGTTCGAGCTTCTTCGCGCAGAACTTCAGCGAGAACTTCTGGCGCGACGAGATGGTTGCGACAGGCGAGCTCGCGCTGCCGGTCGGCGACGTACCCGAGCCGTTCGTGGACATCGACGACATCGCCGAGGTCGCCGTCGCGGCGCTCACTGAACCCGGCCACGCCGGCCGCCTGTACGAGCTGACCGGCCCGCGACTGCTCACCTTCGCCGACGCGACACACGAGATCGCCGAAGCGTCGGGCCGCGACTTCAACTACCGTGCCCTCACGCACTCCGAGTTCGCCGGCGCGTTGGAGGCGCTCGAGCTGCCGGACGACGTCCGGTCGCTGTTGGTCTATCTGTTCACCGAGGTGATGGACGGCCGGAACGCGTCGACCTCGGCCGGCGTGCAGCAGGCGCTCGGACGTCCCGCGCGGGACTTCCGCGACTACGCCCGCTCGACCGCGGCCACCGGTGTCTGGAACGGATAG
- a CDS encoding DUF2277 domain-containing protein, which translates to MCRNIRTLHNFEPVATRDEVHDAALQYVRKLSGSTKPSRANEEAFDRAVDEVAAATERLLESLVTSAPPKDREVEAAKAKARAAKRYATV; encoded by the coding sequence ATGTGCCGCAACATACGTACCCTTCACAACTTCGAGCCGGTCGCGACCCGAGACGAGGTGCATGACGCCGCGCTGCAGTACGTGCGCAAGCTCAGCGGGTCCACCAAGCCCTCGCGCGCCAACGAGGAGGCCTTCGACCGTGCGGTCGACGAGGTGGCGGCCGCGACCGAGCGGCTGCTCGAGTCGCTGGTGACCAGCGCGCCACCGAAGGATCGCGAGGTCGAGGCCGCCAAGGCCAAGGCGCGCGCCGCCAAGCGCTACGCGACCGTATAG
- a CDS encoding GNAT family N-acetyltransferase yields the protein MAASFATKPTLQGDLVTLRPFEPSDLPTMAAAIADPEVGRLTGSYNSSAELGSGGSVIDDELRGWYLSRGEQVDRLDLAVVDRAAGGCVGEVVLNQYDEGSSSCNFRTLLGQGGRGRGLGTEAARLIVGYGFDDLGLHRISLEVYDFNPRARRAYEKVGFVAEGRLRDALRFDGEWIDATVMSMLSTDPRP from the coding sequence GTGGCAGCCTCATTCGCGACCAAGCCCACGCTCCAGGGCGATCTGGTCACCTTGCGCCCGTTCGAGCCGAGCGACCTGCCGACCATGGCCGCGGCGATCGCCGACCCGGAGGTCGGCCGGCTGACCGGCAGCTACAACTCCTCTGCGGAGCTCGGGTCCGGCGGGTCGGTCATCGACGACGAGCTGCGCGGCTGGTATCTCAGCCGCGGTGAGCAGGTCGACCGGCTGGATCTCGCGGTCGTCGACCGAGCCGCCGGCGGGTGCGTGGGCGAGGTCGTGCTCAACCAGTACGACGAGGGGTCGTCGTCGTGCAACTTCCGGACGCTCCTCGGCCAGGGCGGCCGCGGTCGCGGCCTCGGCACCGAGGCCGCCCGCCTGATCGTCGGGTACGGCTTCGACGATCTCGGGCTCCATCGCATCTCGTTGGAGGTGTACGACTTCAACCCGCGAGCGCGCCGCGCGTACGAGAAGGTCGGGTTCGTCGCCGAGGGGCGGCTACGCGACGCTCTCCGGTTCGACGGCGAGTGGATCGACGCGACGGTGATGTCGATGCTGTCGACCGACCCGAGGCCGTGA
- a CDS encoding sulfotransferase domain-containing protein gives MPAEFVRYRSPEEDSDRWRGFSFRDGDIVISTRSKSGTTWVQMICALLVHQEPDLPEPLAALSPWLDWLVTPRDEVYERLARQSYRRVIKTHTPLDGVPIDHRATYIVVARHPLDMAVSLYHQGDNIDRERVAELTGGEVQTRRARPNLHDWLLAWIDSDADPRAELDSLPGVMWHLRDAWARRQAPNILLVRYADLARDLDGQMRDLAARLGIAVDDRRWSSLVEAASFEQMRTRSTRLVTALPGVLKDEQAFFRRGTPGAGREVLTPAELERYERRAAQLAPPDLLGWLHDGG, from the coding sequence ATGCCCGCCGAGTTCGTGCGCTATCGATCGCCGGAGGAGGACAGCGATCGGTGGCGTGGCTTCTCTTTCCGCGATGGTGACATCGTCATCAGCACCCGGTCGAAGAGCGGTACGACCTGGGTGCAGATGATCTGCGCGCTGCTCGTACACCAGGAGCCGGACCTGCCCGAGCCGCTCGCGGCGCTGTCGCCGTGGCTCGACTGGCTGGTCACACCGCGCGACGAGGTGTACGAGCGGCTGGCCCGGCAGTCGTACCGCCGGGTCATCAAGACGCACACGCCGCTCGACGGCGTGCCGATCGACCATCGCGCGACCTACATCGTGGTCGCGAGGCACCCTCTGGACATGGCGGTGTCGCTGTATCACCAGGGCGACAACATCGACCGCGAGCGCGTCGCGGAGCTGACCGGCGGCGAGGTGCAGACACGTCGCGCTCGGCCGAACCTGCACGACTGGCTGCTCGCGTGGATCGACTCCGACGCCGACCCGCGTGCCGAGCTGGACTCGCTGCCGGGTGTGATGTGGCATCTGCGCGATGCGTGGGCGCGTCGGCAGGCGCCGAACATCCTGCTCGTCCGGTACGCCGATCTGGCACGCGACCTCGATGGCCAGATGCGTGACCTGGCGGCGCGGCTCGGCATCGCGGTCGATGATCGGCGCTGGTCGAGCCTGGTCGAGGCGGCGTCGTTCGAGCAGATGCGCACTCGGTCCACGCGACTGGTCACGGCGCTGCCGGGCGTACTCAAGGACGAGCAGGCGTTCTTCCGCCGGGGAACACCCGGGGCCGGACGCGAGGTGCTCACGCCCGCGGAGCTCGAACGCTACGAGCGCCGCGCCGCCCAGCTCGCGCCGCCGGATCTGCTCGGCTGGCTGCATGACGGCGGCTGA
- a CDS encoding anthrone oxygenase family protein yields MAVTTMDDTFELLTLITAVASGAAGGALFPFSTFAMAGLIRLPPSQGIAAMQSINVRAMTPAFMTLLFGTGLLCIVLVVRAIATWGDDSAVPLLVGGIAYLVGTIILTLVYNVPRNDRLAAVDADASDAESVWTTYVREWTAANHVRVVAGVVAAVSFTIAYAG; encoded by the coding sequence ATGGCTGTCACGACAATGGACGACACATTCGAACTGCTCACCCTGATCACGGCGGTGGCGAGCGGGGCTGCCGGCGGAGCGCTGTTCCCGTTCTCGACATTTGCGATGGCCGGGCTGATCCGGCTCCCGCCGAGCCAAGGCATCGCCGCGATGCAGTCGATCAACGTCAGGGCCATGACACCGGCCTTCATGACGCTGCTGTTCGGAACCGGGCTGTTGTGCATCGTGCTGGTCGTGCGCGCGATCGCGACATGGGGCGACGATTCGGCGGTGCCGCTGCTCGTCGGCGGCATCGCCTATCTCGTCGGCACGATCATCCTCACCCTCGTCTACAACGTCCCGCGCAACGATCGCCTCGCAGCGGTAGACGCCGACGCGTCCGACGCGGAGTCGGTATGGACGACCTACGTGCGTGAGTGGACTGCGGCGAACCATGTCCGGGTCGTCGCGGGAGTGGTCGCGGCGGTCTCGTTCACGATCGCGTACGCGGGGTGA